Proteins encoded by one window of Deltaproteobacteria bacterium:
- a CDS encoding metallophosphoesterase, translating to MTRRIRLAVLIAVAGILAASNALAAKVVFEELLGVGEDGFSVGWQTDEPAPTRLAFGPLEFAPDDAIEIPGERTHHLVEVTGLDPDTVYFYAIDGADPVNYDVAMWSPGWARTLRTPPGEFLFSFATVNDTHVGEDVAGLIRVGSLTLTPGFTWDDPDNPYWLFTNRSAVEGINATDAAFVIHKGDVTADADDWQYENTLNIFGELATPIYFARGNHDRIQHGEDYFKLILGITETDFWFDESGVRLVIVDTNDANGSGDVRDDQIDWLRDVLDDAEAKGLRVMIFAHHTFATDTPIYSVNTSDAFALTELLGGYDNIAGMFAGHSHRASVHFATATGDLPYAETPATKEYPMGYCVIRVYEGGYTQTFHRSACDECLVWSAMTQDQYFGFAPFLQFGDTADRSFRYVYPDWRDEDAADDDTSDDDVADDDVTGDDDTSTDIPAYGDDDDDDDDGCGC from the coding sequence GTGACGCGGCGTATTCGGCTCGCCGTTCTGATTGCCGTCGCGGGAATTCTCGCTGCGTCCAACGCCCTCGCCGCGAAGGTCGTCTTCGAAGAACTGCTCGGCGTGGGCGAGGACGGATTCTCCGTCGGCTGGCAGACCGACGAACCCGCGCCGACACGCCTCGCCTTCGGTCCGCTGGAGTTTGCCCCCGACGACGCGATCGAAATCCCCGGCGAGCGCACACACCATCTGGTTGAGGTCACGGGTCTCGATCCGGATACAGTTTATTTTTACGCGATCGATGGCGCGGACCCGGTGAATTACGACGTCGCGATGTGGTCGCCGGGCTGGGCGCGCACGCTGCGTACGCCGCCGGGTGAATTCCTCTTCTCCTTCGCCACGGTCAACGACACGCATGTCGGCGAGGACGTCGCGGGACTCATCCGCGTCGGATCGCTCACGCTCACACCGGGCTTCACGTGGGACGATCCCGACAATCCTTATTGGCTCTTCACGAATCGCTCGGCGGTTGAGGGCATCAACGCCACCGACGCCGCGTTCGTGATCCACAAGGGAGACGTGACCGCCGACGCCGACGATTGGCAATACGAAAACACACTGAACATCTTCGGCGAACTCGCGACGCCGATCTATTTCGCGCGCGGCAATCACGACCGCATCCAGCACGGCGAGGATTACTTCAAGCTGATCCTCGGGATCACCGAGACCGATTTCTGGTTCGACGAATCGGGCGTGCGTCTCGTGATTGTGGACACCAACGACGCAAACGGCAGCGGCGACGTGCGTGACGACCAGATCGACTGGTTGCGCGACGTGCTCGACGACGCCGAGGCCAAGGGCCTGCGTGTGATGATCTTCGCGCACCACACCTTCGCGACCGACACGCCGATTTACAGCGTCAACACGTCCGACGCGTTCGCGCTCACCGAGCTGCTCGGCGGTTACGACAACATCGCGGGGATGTTCGCGGGCCACAGCCACCGCGCGTCGGTGCATTTCGCGACAGCGACCGGCGATCTACCCTACGCCGAAACGCCCGCGACGAAGGAGTACCCGATGGGGTACTGCGTGATCCGCGTGTATGAGGGCGGCTACACGCAGACCTTCCACCGCTCGGCCTGCGACGAGTGTCTCGTGTGGAGCGCGATGACGCAGGACCAATATTTCGGCTTCGCGCCGTTTCTGCAATTCGGCGACACGGCCGACCGCAGCTTCCGCTACGTCTATCCCGACTGGCGCGACGAGGACGCCGCGGACGACGACACGTCCGACGATGACGTGGCTGACGACGACGTGACAGGAGACGACGACACGTCCACCGACATCCCGGCCTACGGCGACGACGATGATGACGACGACGACGGGTGTGGGTGCTGA